Below is a window of Equus quagga isolate Etosha38 chromosome 1, UCLA_HA_Equagga_1.0, whole genome shotgun sequence DNA.
TGCCATTTTCTGCAGGCCAGAAGTGAATCACACTTCCTACCCTGCACTTATGGGAAGGGAACTGTACAGGGTGTCAACATCAGGGAGCAGTAATCACTGGGACCATGGTAGGCTCTGTACACCACAGCTGCCGCAAATGAGGAATAATACAATGACAGTGCACAAATTGGAACCACAACCAAACTGGCCAACATTCagaatcataaataaaaacacagattcaggaagaaaagggaaacatcGAGTTGGTGAAAATCCAATTCTCTTGCCCCTTGGGACTTACTTGGAGCCTGGAAGAGACATGCCTGGGCTTAAACAGCCTATCACTGACTTTTCTTCGGCCACATGGTTTAGTTAGTTGGCTCTAGCACATGAATCCCCCTGGGCATCCTTGGCCATGAAGaatcaaagtataattttcaaaaagttgaaaacatgAATCTCCTAGAAATATAAAGTTAGAATTTGTCAAAGATGTATTTGACTCATTAATGGGAAAACAGCAGATGGTAAGGGTGATTCCATATCTCTGACTTTCCATCTGGGGTAAGATTCCTTCTTCTTGAAGAGCatcttttttagaatttccattaGTGAGGTCCTGCTGGAATTTTGTTTGcctgaaagtctttattttaccctCGTTTTAATTTATTGTGTTTACCTTTAAAATTaaccttattgaggtataatttacatatagtataTCCATTTTGAGTATATATTTTGATGAGCTTTAACTATTGTATACATCCTTGAAACAATAACCATGATAAATTATAGAACAAAATCCCCCAAAGAGGATAATAGTATCACCTGCATTTTAGGGATGATTATATTCAGGCAGAGAGTACTTTTAAAACAGAGCCCAAGATCAGAAATATATGATGCAAGGAATCTGGGTTTTCCCTCCTGGCAGTCTGGTTCCCAAGATCCTCTGCTAAAGACAGTTATACTGTAAAAACTGAAactgaataaaatccaaaagtaGAGGCAGATTCTAGCATCTACcaatcttaaaaatgttaagtagtcaaaatgaattaaacagagaaaattaaacagaatattTATACATAAAGAAGTCTGGACTCTTCAATGGAAACTAcatattctttttcagttttcaaggaatattttaaaaatttctgaatgtcttaattaaataattaatatttaaatattaaattgacTCAAGAGGAAAACTTTATCAAAGGCTTAATCAGGAGATATATGTGATAACTAATAATAACGAACTAAAAAGTCTAAATGGGAAAAGATGGATTTAAACCCAGATGACCTCCCTGAGactcattttctattttggaaattataataattctttCCATCCATGagatgtgttgtgtgtgtgggtgcatgcTTATCAACTTGTGGAACATAAATTTGGTACATAAATGTTAGTTATCAGCAATCAGACTTTAGGGAGTATTGCCCTTACTGGGATTCCCAAGAAAACCTTGATGCTTGAATAGGAAAAGCTTAGATTCTTTCTATACAaatctgacattaaaaaaaaatccatagtgACGATGATCCTAGTTACGACCAAGCTCCatataacaatttaaatattCACCATAGATGCTATGtagtggcttttaaaattttactaaatgACAAAGTTGATGAACACAAATTATGGAGAGGTTAAACTAGGAAAAATTTGCAAAGGAATGCAAGAGAATATGTCTTTATTTGAATGCTAGAGATGAGAATTCTGCTTTCACTTCAACATCAGTTATGAAATATTCCAGCCTACAGCAAGGGCATAAAGTATATGAATAAGAGTTAATTTGAGCTGTTTGGGGAGTAACAATGTTTTTCATAAAGACAGCACTGAGCCCTTCCGTTAGCATAACCTGATGTTTCCCTACTTGACATTGGTcacagaatttaaaagaaataagaattttactGCACATTGAGAAATCAGCTGCACATAGAAGTTGAGGTCAGAACTTTAAAGGAATCACAACCAATGATATTacacttggctttttttttagaCATGATAAATTTACTGAAAAGCATTGTTTTAATCCTGGACATGATAGATACCAATTTAATATATggagaaaagtcattgatttatGTACCATAATTTGTTACTATTGTtactgtgaatatatttttaagataaggAAGATCTGAGTGTTCTTATCAGaagtttgagaagaatttttAGGTAGCAAAATGGAGGAGACGATTGGCAATTCAGAGGCCCCAAGGTAGTTTAGGGGAAAACTGAATAATTTGACATCAGATGTTAACTTCAAAAAAGGTCTTCTTAATTCAGAAActgtaagaaattattttcctaattgcATCTGAAAACATAGTAGCATTGAAAACAAGTCATGACTGTAAGGACATATCTAGAGAATATTGATAAGTATTACTGTGATTATCAAAATAAAGAGTATTACgataaaaatagtatatttatttctgaacttcAACTACTGAGATTCATTTTTGCCAAGTTTTCccaatttatgaattattttcagcCACCTGAGATCCTCCAGCCTAGGTAGAGGTGAattattgttgctttttaatTGATTCCTATTACAGTATTGTAGTGAATGATGATGTTGATTGTGAGGTGACGATGAATTTCCATCTCTAAATTCAGTTTTCTAAATCAATTTTAATTCTGAAGATGGCTCTTAGAATCTCCTACTTGGGGATTTTGGGCTTTTTTCAATGTCTATTTTTGAGTAGGGCAGAAGGtgaaacaatgaaacagaatcttTCTCCAGTGGCATGTAAGCAAACTAAATTCTATTCTTCCACTCACATTAGAACATAAGTTACAGTACATATTACTATAAAAAGAGGAATATCCACTTTTGCTGTCAAGGATATCACAAACTAAGACTTTTTAAATGAACTGAAATGGCTTTCACAATGTTAGCTGAGGACCAGTGTGATAATAGAAGTTGGTGTTTATTGAAATGGAATGGAAGccccaacaaaaacaaagaagcacCACAAAAAATTCTAGTTTTGAATCCATCGATTGATCAATAGTGCTATTGAGGATGGTAATTTTTCACTCAATAGAAAAGTCAAGTGCACAGGACAATgtctttttggttgttttaacTATGGAATTCATACTTGATACTTAGGGAAGTGGATTGATTGGAATAATGAACTGCGTTATCTGGGTAAGACACAGGAAAATCATCTTCATTAACCTCATCCTCATGAGCTTATCTATAAACAGAACATGTTTCTTGATCATGGGGTTGATTGATTCATTTCTGCTGGTGCTGTCTGCATAGCCACATAGCATGGTCAAATTGGAAAAGCCAATCTTCTGTTTTACGTCACGATCAACCACTTAAATGTCTGGTTTGACACCTGCTTCAGCATCTTCTGTTTCCTGAAGATTACTacattttacatcttctttttctttgattaaagTGGAGAATTAACAGGGTGGTTAGCATTATTTATCTGCAGTATttgctctttttactttttagcaTCCCAGTGATAGATCGTATAGTtcctgatattttaaatttagaaataaacaagacTTAGAGGATTAATGTGTATAAAACACAAACTACTATTTTCTTAGTGTTCATCAGTGTTGAGTTCACCATGCCCATAACTCTTTCCATAGCATTGGCTCTTCTGTTACTTCTTTCTCTTGGGAGGCGCATCTGGAGGATGGAGTTCAGTATCACAGGGTCCCAAGGTCCCAGAATGAAGCTCATGGAAAAGCCATGAGAATGGtgactttgttcatctttttctttttgatttatatGGTGTTCATTCTTATAATAGTTTGCAGCCATTTATTGTCCCCTAACAAGTTGATGTTGACATTTGGTAAATTAACAGCATCTACCCATTCTTTAGGCCATTTATTTATCCTAATTTAGAGAAACAGCAAGTTGAAGTAAGCTGCTGTTAGGATTTGGGGGCAGCTGAAGtgctttttaaaaggaaggaaaacataaactcaataaaaaatgactctcaaaagggaaaataagtatGCTAAGAATGTTTGGGGAgtttaaaatagctttttctACATTCACCGATTggactttcttatattttaaaacatatttcttgaaCAGAATCTTTTCTATAtggctatatgtatatatttataattatataatttacaatgtatttataatttcccaattttataatgaaatcaGATGCATATTTATATGTTGAATGACACCTGAGGATACAGGCAAACTGTATTGTTCTTTAAGAATTATCCATCAGCAATGTAATAGactatcacaaatttagtggtttaaacagacaaatccatgtattatctcacagatTTTTGGGGTCAGGAGTGTGGGCAAGGTTCAGCTGTGTTCTCTGCTTCAGGATCTCACCTAACTGAAATAAAAGCTTTGCTGATATTGCATTCTTATTTACAGGCTTCACTGGAGAAGAATCCACTTACAAGCTCACTGAGGTTATtgacagaattcattttcttgtggCCCTCTCCACAGGCACTTCATAATGTGGTTGCTTACTTCTTCAAGGCCGGCAGGAATCTCTCTCAATCAGGGGAGGACCAGCCACTCTGTTAAAGCTTTACCTGATCACATCAGGTCCAGGAAGGATAATCTCCCTTGATTAACTCAAAATCAGTTGAACTCGGATGTTAATTATATGAGAATTCCTTCATGCTTGCTGCATTCTGCAGGCCAGAAATAAGTCACAGATCCAACCCACACTTTGGGTAAGGAATTATACAGGCTGTGAACATCAGGGAACAGTAATCACAAAGAGCAAAAGTTTCAATTTAATGCAGCCCAATgtattagttcattaattttatgaaTCATGATTTTGATATTTTACCTAAGAAGTCTACCTACCCTAAGtttagaaaatttttcttctatgGTTTCTTCCAAACTTTATAGTtgttccttttacatttaggtttacaATCAATTTAGAGTTCATTTTGTGTATGATATGAAATAAGGACCTGAATCATCTTTATAAATTTGAATATCTTATTGTACCAACTTCATTTGTTGACAACAAGATCATTTCGCCATTGATTACCTTGACACTTTTATGGAAATCAATTGACCATGAATGTAATTGTTAATcagggctctcaattttgtttcatccacatatgtgtgtctgcatgtgagtaccacactatcttgattattgCAGCCTAGTAGTAAACTTTGACCTTAGGCATTGTAATggtccaactttgttctttttaaaaaaattctcttttaaaagaagaatttccatatacattttaggaaaaCTTTCTGAAAATAGAGCCCTCTGgcatttgatagggattgcactgaatataACTCCATCTCTTCAGTGAAAAGACTCCCCTCATTCCAGATCTCAGTTcagtttctcctccttccttgctcAGCTCTCTGATGAATTTAACATATAATTTCgacaatttgttctctgtatcctTGTTGTTTTAGGAGGAAATTTTGCCTTTTAAACCTACTACTTGACTCCTAAGTGGGAGTGCTTACAGGTTAACTCTGAAGtatcaaataccacatgatcaaATGAGTAAGTAACAAGCCTCCGTGCCTGCTCTGTAGCGACGGGCAAAAGGGAACGTGCTTTACATAGACAGGATGCTCACTCCTCACAAAGATCACTGGATGAGGATCACATTACTATCTGCATTTTACTGACGATTGTACTCAGGCAGAGAGTAGTTTTAAAAGAGTCCAAGACCAGAGATATACGAAGCCAAGAATTTGGGTTTTCCATCCTGGCAGTCTGGGTCCAAGATCCTCTGCTAAAAGCAATTATAAGTGCTATAAAAACGGAAATTGCTTCAAATCCAAGGGTAGAGGCAGATTTTAAGACCTATTAATCTTAAAAAACACTAAATAGTCATAAatgaattaaggagaaaaaatgatATTCATATATGGAAAACTCTGGAATCTGTAATGGAAAATACATGTTCTTATGAAATACCCAAGGGATATTTACAAAATCCCTGAATATTTTAGTTAAATAGACTCAAGAGAGAAACTTCATCAAAGACCTAAGCATGAGAGAGAAGTTTGATAGCTATGAATAATGAGCTGAAAAGCCTGCATGGGAGAAAAGGGGGATTTAAACCTAGATGACCTCCGTAACctgattttacattttagaaattgtAGAACAATGATTCCATCCAGGAGATGTAcgtgtgaatttgtgtgtgtgtcttcatgAACTTTTAAACAAAGCTATTAGTTTTCATCAACCAAAGTTTAGGGTATACTCCATTCCTGCAGTTCCCAAGAAAATCATGAATACTTTTGATAGGAAAAGCTTTAATTCTATTCAGAAATctggtattaaaaaaaataaatccataataTCGATGATTCTACTTATGAGAAATCTCCATCTAATAGTTTAGAAATTCAGTGTATGTTCTAtgtattgagtttttaaattttgctaacTAATGTTGATGAACACAAATTATGTGCAGTTTAAACATGGAAACCATTGCAAAACATCTCATTTGCATGCCAACACATGAGAATTTACATTTCACGTCAACATCAGTTATGAAATAACCCAGCCCATGGCAAGGACACATAGTATATAAATAGGAGTCAATTTGAACTGTTTTGGAAGTAATGATGTTTTTCATTGAGCTCTTCCTTCAGCATACCTTGTTGCTTTCCTGGTAGATATCGGTCacagaatttaaaagaaacaagaaatttaCTGAACATTCTGAAATCAGCTGCACATAGGAGTTAAGGTCAGAATATTAAAGGAATCACAAGCAGTGATATTAGACTCTCTCTTTTAAATCTAGACATGATAACTTTACTACCAAGCATTTTTTCCATCCTAATAACAACAGAATTTTTTCTTGGCAATTTTGCCCATGGCTTCATAGCACTGATAAACTGCATTGACTGGGTCAAGAGACAAAAGTCGTCCTCAGCTGATCAAATACTCACAGCTCTGGCGGTCTCCAGAATTGGTTTACTCTGGGTAATATTAATAAATTGGTATATGACTGTGCTTCCTTCAGTTTTTTGTAGTTTAGAAGTAAGAATTATTGTTCGTGTTGCCTGGACAGTAAGCAACCATTTTAGCATCTGGCTTGCTACTAGCCTCAGCATATTTTATCTGCTCAAGATAGCTAATTTCTCTTGCTGTATATTTCTTTACCTAAAGTGGAGAGTTAATAGTTTACTTCTTGTAATACTGTTGGCAACTTTGGTCTTTTTGGTTCCTCACTTTGCAGTGCTGTGCGTAGATGAGACTATGCAGACTAAAGAGTATGAAGGAAACGTCACTCGGAAGACCAAATTGAGAGATGTAGGCCTTTCAAATATGACTCTATTCACGCTAATACACTTCATACCCTTTACTATGTCCCTGACATCTTTTCTGCTGTTAATCGTTTCCCTATGGAAACATCTCAAGAAGATGCAGCTTAACGGCAAAGGATACCAAGATCCTAGCACCAAGGTCCACATAAGAGCCATGCAAACTGTGCTCTCTTTTCTCCTGCTATATTCCGGTTACTTCTTGGCTCTAGTTATCTCAGTTTGGAGTTCTAATCGACTGAAGAATGAACTAGTTCTCATGATTTGCCAGGCTCTTGGAATGCTGTATCCTTCAAGCCACTCATTCATCCTGATTTGGGGAAACCAGAAGCTAAGAAAGGCCTTGAAAAATGTAAGACAGATTATAAGATTACCACACGATTAACCAAATTTTGTGAGGTAAGCAATCTAATTTTACTAAATATTGTAAGAAATTCCGCAGGATTAGGAAGCAGTGTGTATTTCACATACTTATTCTATGTTATTATCTTCAAATTGAAGAATTTATGATctatatgcatttttaagaacTGACAACTTATCTCAGAAAATCGTTGCTCTTTTCATTGTAATTAGGACCAAACCTATGTACCGCAGTGTGTGTAGATTTTTTGTTTGAACCTCCAATCTTTTGGGTGTAATGATATTCAATTCTAAATCACACATTGAGAATGTATGATTGGGATAGATGTTATTTCTCTTGAATTCTTACTTCATGGTTAGTAGAGAACAGTCAGAACTATTGTTAAGAAAAGATACGCACAATAATATTTGAGTGGCAAACATATTtagattaaattttatatatgtgtgcaaTAAACAGTACTGCAGAATActacatttaatttaaatagatGAAACGCTTAGAAAAATATCAACTTGTACTATAGggatgaagaacaaagaaaaacaatcatcACCTGCTTTTAATGCTGCAATGTTTCATATGCAGTTAGAAAGTCATTTCTTATGGTTTTTAATTAAGAAGACCTCTTTCAAAGTTGAGATCTGATATCAAattattcagttttcctccaAATCACCTTGGACCACTGTATTGCCAATCATGTTCTCCATCATGCTacctaaatattctttttaaacttcagaTAAGAACACTAAGATCTTCCCCATCTTAAAAACATATTCACAGTGAGAATACTAACAAATTATGGTACATAATTCAATTACTTTTCTGCACATATTAAAATGGTATCTGTGATGTCTATGTAATACTTACAAGGAATATCTTCAAGATCTGTCTCATTATAATCTTTtggaaatgaaatagaa
It encodes the following:
- the LOC124241571 gene encoding putative taste receptor type 2 member 33, whose product is MITLLPSIFSILITTEFFLGNFAHGFIALINCIDWVKRQKSSSADQILTALAVSRIGLLWVILINWYMTVLPSVFCSLEVRIIVRVAWTVSNHFSIWLATSLSIFYLLKIANFSCCIFLYLKWRVNSLLLVILLATLVFLVPHFAVLCVDETMQTKEYEGNVTRKTKLRDVGLSNMTLFTLIHFIPFTMSLTSFLLLIVSLWKHLKKMQLNGKGYQDPSTKVHIRAMQTVLSFLLLYSGYFLALVISVWSSNRLKNELVLMICQALGMLYPSSHSFILIWGNQKLRKALKNVRQIIRLPHD